A region from the Pseudomonas sp. P8_229 genome encodes:
- the hisS gene encoding histidine--tRNA ligase encodes MSKSLQAIRGMNDILPEQTPLWRYFEGTVARLLDNYGYKQIRMPIVEFTELFKRSIGEVTDIVEKEMYTFEDRNGDSLTLRPEGTAACVRAVLEHGITGGGQVQKLWYIGPMFRHERPQKGRYRQFHQIGLEVFNLDGPDIDAELIIMTWRLWGELGIRDAVKLELNSLGTSESRGRYREALVEYLSAHHDKLDEDSQRRLKTNPLRVLDTKNADTQAVLVDAPKMADYLDDESRAHFEGLKSRLDAVGIPYVLNPKLVRGLDYYSKTVFEWVTDKLGAQGTVCAGGRYDGLVEQMGGKPTTGVGFAMGIERLVLMLETLEQIPEEISRQVDVYLCAFGEQAELAGLALAERVRDQLPNLRLQVNAGAGSFKSQFKKADKSGALYALILGDDEMAQQVVGFKPLRGQGEQQSIAWDALAAHLATCVVQG; translated from the coding sequence GTGAGCAAGTCTCTGCAAGCCATTCGTGGCATGAACGACATCCTGCCCGAACAGACCCCGCTGTGGCGTTATTTCGAGGGCACTGTCGCGCGTCTGCTGGATAACTACGGTTATAAGCAGATCCGTATGCCGATCGTCGAATTCACCGAGCTGTTCAAGCGTTCGATCGGTGAAGTGACCGACATCGTCGAAAAAGAGATGTACACCTTCGAAGACCGCAACGGCGACTCCCTGACCCTGCGTCCGGAAGGCACCGCGGCGTGCGTGCGTGCTGTGCTCGAGCATGGCATCACCGGCGGTGGCCAGGTGCAGAAACTCTGGTACATCGGCCCGATGTTCCGTCACGAGCGTCCGCAGAAAGGCCGTTATCGCCAGTTCCACCAGATCGGTCTGGAAGTGTTCAACCTCGACGGTCCGGACATCGACGCCGAGCTGATCATCATGACCTGGCGCCTGTGGGGCGAACTGGGCATCCGTGATGCGGTCAAGCTCGAACTCAACAGCCTGGGCACCAGCGAGTCCCGTGGTCGCTATCGTGAAGCGTTGGTCGAGTACCTCTCGGCGCACCATGACAAGCTCGACGAAGACAGCCAGCGTCGCCTGAAAACCAACCCGCTGCGCGTGCTCGACACCAAAAATGCCGACACTCAGGCGGTATTGGTCGATGCGCCGAAGATGGCCGACTATCTCGACGACGAGTCGCGAGCACACTTCGAAGGCTTGAAATCGCGTCTGGATGCCGTTGGCATTCCTTACGTGCTCAACCCGAAGTTGGTTCGCGGCCTCGATTACTACAGCAAAACCGTTTTCGAATGGGTCACCGACAAGCTCGGTGCCCAGGGCACTGTCTGCGCCGGCGGCCGTTACGACGGTCTGGTCGAGCAGATGGGCGGCAAGCCAACCACTGGCGTGGGTTTCGCCATGGGCATCGAGCGTCTGGTGTTGATGCTCGAAACCCTGGAGCAGATCCCGGAAGAAATCTCCCGTCAGGTCGATGTCTACCTCTGCGCCTTTGGCGAGCAGGCCGAACTGGCCGGTCTGGCCCTGGCCGAGCGTGTGCGTGACCAGCTTCCAAACCTGCGCCTGCAAGTCAATGCCGGCGCTGGCAGCTTCAAAAGCCAGTTCAAGAAAGCCGACAAGAGCGGTGCACTGTACGCACTGATCCTGGGTGACGACGAAATGGCCCAGCAAGTGGTAGGTTTCAAACCCCTGCGTGGCCAGGGCGAACAACAAAGCATTGCCTGGGATGCGCTTGCCGCTCACCTGGCCACCTGCGTCGTGCAGGGTTGA
- the ispG gene encoding flavodoxin-dependent (E)-4-hydroxy-3-methylbut-2-enyl-diphosphate synthase — protein sequence MHGESPIKRRVSRKIWVGNVPVGGDAPIAVQSMTNSDTNDVAATVAQINRLEAAGVDIVRVSVPDMDAAEAFGKIKQLVKVPLVADIHFDYKIALRVAELGGDCLRINPGNIGREDRVRAVVDAARDRGIPIRIGVNAGSLEKDLQKKYGEPTPAALVESALRHVEHLERLNFQDFKVSVKASDVFMAVEAYRLLAKEIVQPLHLGITEAGGLRSGTVKSAVGLGMLLAEGIGDTIRISLAADPVEEVKVGYDILKSLHLRSRGINFIACPSCSRQNFDVVKTMNELEGRLEDLLVPLDVAVIGCVVNGPGEAKEAHIGLTGGTPNLIYIDGKPSQKLTNDNLVDELEKLIRQKAAEKVEADAAVIARG from the coding sequence ATGCACGGCGAATCTCCAATCAAACGTCGCGTTTCGCGCAAGATCTGGGTCGGTAACGTGCCTGTTGGCGGCGATGCGCCTATCGCTGTGCAGAGCATGACCAACAGCGACACCAATGATGTGGCTGCCACCGTTGCCCAGATCAATCGTCTGGAAGCTGCCGGCGTCGACATCGTCCGCGTTTCGGTACCGGACATGGACGCCGCCGAGGCGTTCGGCAAGATCAAGCAACTGGTCAAGGTGCCGCTGGTTGCCGACATCCATTTCGACTACAAGATCGCTTTGCGCGTCGCCGAACTGGGGGGGGACTGCCTGCGCATCAACCCGGGCAACATCGGTCGTGAAGACCGTGTGCGCGCCGTGGTCGACGCTGCCCGTGATCGCGGGATCCCGATCCGCATCGGCGTCAACGCCGGCTCCCTGGAAAAGGATCTGCAGAAGAAGTACGGCGAGCCGACGCCGGCCGCGCTGGTCGAATCCGCGCTGCGTCACGTCGAACACCTCGAACGCCTGAATTTCCAGGACTTCAAGGTCAGCGTGAAAGCCTCCGACGTGTTCATGGCCGTCGAAGCCTACCGCTTGCTGGCCAAGGAAATCGTCCAGCCGCTGCACCTGGGCATCACCGAAGCCGGTGGATTGCGTTCGGGCACAGTGAAATCCGCCGTGGGCCTAGGTATGCTGCTCGCCGAAGGGATTGGCGATACTATCCGCATCTCGCTGGCGGCCGACCCGGTCGAGGAAGTGAAGGTCGGTTACGACATTCTCAAGTCTTTGCATCTGCGTTCCCGTGGCATCAACTTCATCGCCTGCCCGAGCTGCTCGCGGCAGAACTTCGATGTGGTCAAGACCATGAACGAGCTGGAAGGGCGCCTTGAAGACCTGCTGGTGCCGCTGGATGTCGCGGTGATCGGTTGTGTGGTCAACGGCCCCGGCGAAGCCAAGGAAGCCCATATCGGCTTGACCGGCGGCACGCCAAACCTGATTTACATCGACGGCAAGCCGTCGCAGAAACTGACGAATGACAATCTGGTGGATGAGCTGGAAAAGCTGATCCGCCAGAAAGCGGCCGAGAAGGTCGAAGCTGACGCAGCGGTTATCGCACGCGGCTGA
- a CDS encoding tetratricopeptide repeat protein produces MSSTEDEQLADLKDWWTRNGKPLVTGGLLALVIVFGWQAFHKYQSNQSQGASVLYQQLLETTLTPDGKPDAARVADLAGKLNSEFGGTAYAQYGSLFVAKVAVDSGKLDDAATELKAIVAKPANPALGEIARQRLAQVLGAQNKADEALKLLDGDADKAFLATREELKGDLLVQLGRTDEANAAYQKAKAALSDEAAVGGLQIKLDDLAKGDA; encoded by the coding sequence GTGTCGAGTACCGAAGACGAACAGTTGGCGGATTTGAAGGACTGGTGGACACGCAACGGCAAACCTCTGGTCACCGGCGGCCTGTTGGCGCTGGTCATCGTGTTCGGCTGGCAGGCTTTTCACAAGTATCAGAGCAACCAGTCGCAAGGCGCCTCGGTGCTCTATCAGCAACTGCTGGAAACCACGCTGACCCCGGACGGCAAGCCTGACGCTGCGCGCGTTGCGGATCTGGCCGGCAAGCTCAACAGCGAATTCGGCGGCACCGCGTACGCACAGTACGGCAGCCTGTTCGTGGCCAAAGTGGCGGTCGACAGCGGCAAGCTGGACGACGCGGCGACCGAACTCAAAGCCATTGTTGCCAAACCGGCCAACCCGGCGCTGGGCGAAATCGCCCGTCAGCGTCTGGCACAGGTGCTGGGTGCGCAGAACAAGGCCGATGAAGCCCTGAAGCTGCTCGACGGCGATGCCGACAAGGCGTTCCTGGCCACTCGTGAAGAGCTCAAGGGCGACCTGCTGGTACAGCTGGGCCGTACTGACGAAGCGAACGCGGCGTATCAAAAAGCCAAGGCGGCACTGTCGGATGAAGCGGCAGTCGGCGGCCTTCAAATCAAGCTCGACGACCTGGCCAAAGGGGATGCGTGA